From Pseudobdellovibrionaceae bacterium, a single genomic window includes:
- a CDS encoding ABC transporter permease, whose product MIQYILRRILATVPVVLGVCTVTFLLLHLVPGDPVDIMLGEQAAVMDKEALRRELGLDLPLHVQYGHYLQGLVTLDIGRSLHSRLPVSEEVAERIPATVELTLGSILLALLFGIPMGILAAVRQYSWIDNSVLVSGLLGMSIPGFFLGPLLIWIFALHLDIFPVSERGGIEHLVLPAISLALPFGAILMRMTRASMLDVIKEEYINVARAKGLHPVWIYAKHALANALMPIITIVGLQMGALLTGTVITETIFDWPGIGTLLFQSIQSRDYPLVQGCILLISLTYVGVNLLTDLAYGLANPKVRLS is encoded by the coding sequence GTGATTCAATACATCCTGCGCAGAATTCTTGCCACAGTCCCGGTGGTCTTAGGGGTCTGCACAGTGACTTTTTTGCTCCTTCACCTGGTGCCCGGAGATCCTGTCGACATCATGCTCGGGGAACAGGCGGCAGTGATGGACAAAGAGGCTCTCCGGCGAGAACTGGGGCTGGATTTGCCTTTACACGTCCAATACGGCCATTACTTGCAAGGACTTGTCACCCTAGATATCGGCCGCTCACTCCATTCGCGCCTGCCCGTCAGTGAGGAAGTGGCCGAACGGATCCCGGCTACCGTGGAACTCACTCTCGGATCGATCTTGCTTGCTCTGCTTTTTGGCATCCCCATGGGAATTTTAGCAGCCGTCAGACAATACAGCTGGATTGACAACTCGGTTTTGGTTTCTGGTCTATTGGGAATGTCTATTCCTGGTTTTTTTCTCGGCCCCTTGCTGATTTGGATCTTTGCTCTTCACTTGGACATTTTTCCCGTCAGCGAGCGGGGTGGGATTGAACACCTGGTGCTTCCCGCAATCAGCTTGGCCCTTCCCTTTGGTGCGATTCTTATGCGCATGACCCGGGCCTCGATGCTCGATGTGATTAAAGAAGAATACATCAACGTTGCGCGCGCCAAAGGACTTCACCCCGTCTGGATTTATGCGAAACACGCCCTGGCCAACGCCCTTATGCCTATCATTACCATTGTCGGTTTGCAGATGGGTGCTCTATTAACTGGAACTGTTATTACTGAAACGATTTTTGACTGGCCCGGCATTGGAACTTTGTTGTTTCAAAGTATTCAAAGCCGCGACTACCCTCTTGTCCAAGGATGTATTCTGCTCATTTCTCTGACCTATGTTGGAGTCAATTTGTTGACCGATCTGGCCTACGGCTTGGCCAATCCCAAGGTGAGGTTGTCATGA
- a CDS encoding ABC transporter permease, giving the protein MFIGATMVLLMVIAAIFAPLLAPQDPNLMSLTERYDPPSWHHPFGLDENGSDVLAKVVYGARVSLGVSLSVVLVSLLVGLSIGSLAGFFGGWLDNLIMRIIDMIYAFPNFLLALGLVAVMGPSVNNVIFAMCLTSWTGYARLVRGEVLHLKERDYVTTARALGGSSMRQVVVHIWPNLVGPLVVNATFAMAGTIIAESSLSFLGLGAPPTTPTWGALLNSGRKILLEAPHVSLFPGIAILSLVLGFNLFGDGLRDFLDPKKH; this is encoded by the coding sequence ATGTTTATCGGCGCAACCATGGTCTTATTAATGGTCATTGCCGCGATTTTTGCTCCCCTTTTAGCTCCTCAAGATCCAAACCTTATGTCTTTAACTGAGCGTTATGATCCACCCTCCTGGCATCACCCATTTGGCCTTGATGAAAACGGCAGCGATGTTTTGGCCAAGGTGGTCTACGGAGCTCGGGTTAGCCTTGGAGTCTCGCTGAGTGTTGTATTGGTGAGCCTTCTGGTTGGGCTATCTATTGGTTCACTGGCCGGGTTTTTTGGTGGCTGGCTCGACAATCTAATTATGCGAATCATCGATATGATCTATGCTTTTCCCAATTTCTTGCTCGCTCTTGGACTCGTCGCCGTTATGGGTCCCTCGGTAAATAACGTCATCTTTGCCATGTGTCTGACCTCTTGGACCGGCTACGCTCGCCTAGTTCGCGGCGAAGTTCTGCATCTGAAGGAGCGCGACTACGTGACCACAGCGAGAGCCCTGGGCGGCAGCTCAATGCGGCAAGTTGTCGTACACATATGGCCGAATCTCGTGGGTCCCCTGGTGGTCAACGCGACTTTTGCCATGGCGGGCACCATCATCGCCGAGTCGAGCCTGAGTTTTCTTGGCCTCGGGGCTCCGCCAACCACCCCAACATGGGGAGCACTCCTTAACTCAGGGAGAAAAATCCTTCTTGAGGCCCCTCACGTCAGCCTGTTTCCTGGGATTGCGATCCTTTCCCTTGTTCTTGGATTTAATTTGTTTGGAGACGGACTGCGTGATTTTCTGGACCCCAAAAAACACTGA
- a CDS encoding radical SAM protein, which produces MYHRLETIEELHIEITNKCNAACPMCDRNFCGGATRPELQLAEWSQDDIPRVFDSRLKGLRNVLFCGTHGDPMVAKHSLEAVEFVKSKTKATVEFYSNASGRTQDWWSQLGRLLGSRKQGTDSHYRQSDLGIFSIDGLKETNSLYRRNTNFNKIMESAEAFIAAGGIARWDFIVFEHNQHQVEEARTLAKKMGFKQFRVRKTARFNYSPLGPEQWPVYSREGEVEYTLRPPTIKEYLNEEVSKFEELVGRYGSPDGYFEAAKINCLYRNKFRRIYVNAEARVFPCCYLANDIIPRSGTFLNRDQQLKVPAIRQDTMEKVFKVYEDRFNDLRIHSWNDVLGHKWLREDLEKSWEASLGDGRLKRCARTCGDAYSPIMSQSHDEKLVSPDQGVK; this is translated from the coding sequence ATGTATCACCGACTGGAAACAATCGAAGAACTTCACATCGAAATCACCAACAAGTGCAATGCCGCTTGTCCGATGTGTGACCGAAATTTTTGTGGCGGAGCGACCCGCCCTGAGTTGCAGCTAGCCGAGTGGTCCCAGGATGACATTCCCCGGGTCTTCGATAGCCGTCTTAAAGGGCTGCGCAATGTTTTGTTTTGCGGTACCCACGGTGATCCTATGGTTGCCAAGCACTCCCTTGAGGCGGTGGAGTTTGTAAAGTCCAAGACCAAGGCGACGGTGGAGTTTTACTCCAACGCCAGTGGAAGAACCCAAGATTGGTGGTCGCAACTGGGGCGGCTCCTGGGCTCTCGTAAACAGGGTACGGACTCCCACTATCGGCAAAGTGATTTAGGAATTTTTTCGATAGATGGTCTTAAAGAGACTAATTCCCTTTACCGGCGGAACACGAATTTTAACAAAATCATGGAGTCGGCCGAGGCCTTTATTGCAGCGGGGGGAATTGCACGCTGGGATTTTATTGTATTTGAGCACAACCAGCATCAGGTGGAAGAGGCGAGAACCTTAGCTAAAAAAATGGGCTTTAAACAGTTTCGTGTGCGTAAGACGGCGCGCTTTAATTACTCTCCATTGGGTCCGGAGCAGTGGCCGGTCTATTCCAGGGAAGGGGAGGTGGAATACACCTTGCGGCCGCCAACGATAAAGGAGTATCTCAACGAAGAAGTGAGCAAGTTTGAAGAACTCGTCGGGCGTTACGGATCACCCGATGGCTACTTTGAAGCGGCAAAAATCAACTGCCTTTATCGTAACAAATTCCGCCGCATTTACGTCAACGCCGAGGCCCGGGTCTTTCCTTGCTGTTATTTGGCCAATGACATTATTCCGCGAAGCGGAACCTTTCTTAATCGCGATCAACAACTCAAGGTTCCGGCAATTCGCCAGGACACAATGGAAAAAGTGTTTAAGGTTTATGAGGACCGCTTCAATGACCTCCGCATTCACTCTTGGAATGACGTCCTTGGTCACAAATGGCTGCGGGAGGACTTAGAAAAGAGCTGGGAGGCCAGCTTGGGGGACGGGAGGCTTAAGCGTTGTGCCCGCACTTGCGGGGATGCTTATTCGCCAATTATGTCCCAATCCCATGACGAAAAACTTGTTTCACCAGATCAGGGGGTCAAGTAG
- the nagZ gene encoding beta-N-acetylhexosaminidase, with protein sequence MKNKIGQHLIIGLKGTSLTNEESKFIVDNNIGGVILFDRNSESPEQLRQLCLDVQNLRHKLPDKQPLFISIDMEGGRVARLKAPFTRWPAAAKVGALDSTSVAFKFSNMMAEELRSVGINLDFSPCVDVLTNEANTVIGDRSLGKDPNVVAKLASALVRGYIKGGVLPCAKHFPGHGGTIIDSHDDLPVEQADLKQLMDLDLIPFKKTFRARLDFVMTAHIKFPNIDPDYPVTLSKKFLQDILRDDLRYRNLVISDDLGMGALVKHYDIKEIPVLALNAGCDILLFCNDFDQPGNSIEAINKAIDSKQIDLTRLNASYERIIGVKKERLTQPDPLPLSEVTKLVGHPDHLRLSKAIIEGEVPEDLVGT encoded by the coding sequence GTGAAGAACAAAATTGGCCAACATCTGATTATTGGACTCAAAGGGACAAGCCTTACCAACGAAGAATCCAAGTTTATTGTCGATAACAATATTGGTGGGGTGATTCTTTTTGACCGCAACTCTGAATCACCTGAGCAATTGCGCCAGCTCTGCCTGGACGTTCAGAATCTCCGCCACAAACTTCCCGACAAGCAGCCCCTGTTTATTTCCATTGATATGGAAGGTGGCCGCGTGGCCCGTCTCAAGGCTCCGTTTACCCGTTGGCCGGCGGCCGCGAAAGTGGGCGCCCTGGATTCTACCTCTGTGGCCTTTAAATTCTCTAATATGATGGCTGAAGAGCTACGCTCCGTTGGAATCAATTTGGACTTTTCTCCCTGTGTTGACGTCCTCACCAATGAGGCTAATACCGTTATCGGCGATCGATCCTTGGGCAAGGACCCAAATGTTGTTGCCAAGCTCGCCTCGGCCCTCGTTCGCGGTTACATCAAAGGGGGAGTTCTACCCTGCGCCAAGCACTTTCCCGGCCATGGGGGAACCATCATTGATAGCCACGATGACCTCCCAGTTGAACAGGCTGACCTAAAACAGTTAATGGATTTAGATTTAATTCCATTTAAAAAGACCTTTCGCGCCCGCCTTGATTTTGTGATGACCGCCCATATTAAGTTCCCCAATATCGATCCTGATTATCCGGTCACTTTATCCAAAAAGTTTTTACAGGATATTCTCCGCGATGACCTTCGCTATCGAAACCTGGTGATTTCTGACGATTTGGGCATGGGCGCTCTGGTCAAACATTACGACATCAAGGAAATTCCGGTTTTAGCTCTGAACGCCGGTTGCGATATCTTGTTGTTCTGTAATGATTTTGATCAACCGGGAAACTCCATTGAGGCTATAAATAAGGCGATCGACAGCAAACAGATCGACCTGACTCGCCTCAATGCCTCCTATGAAAGAATTATCGGCGTTAAAAAAGAGCGGCTCACTCAGCCGGACCCCCTGCCTTTGAGTGAGGTCACCAAGCTCGTGGGACACCCAGATCACCTGCGCCTGTCAAAAGCCATCATCGAAGGGGAAGTTCCAGAAGACCTTGTCGGCACCTGA
- a CDS encoding Tad domain-containing protein, which translates to MMRNTDWWKGIFHIGRSQKGQMAIFVAMIFQVLFVLFAMTINVAMVVHDKINLQNSVDFAAYYAAQKQAELLNGIAHSNYQIRQSWKVLSWRYRVLGTLGLQDSPYTHPAYTNDKTEGMFPWSDTPSICVTYWPIWKNTPQNENLCKKVNIDIPPLPTVQNVAPFLGINSMISALSQSLINQYNSQCERHGAYNYWFGAMSLMAFRVDQAHRKMAIFGLADTLSNGNPDDFLDIDGNSVYTGAFKTFEKNLTYSNKENPSRISFQIFNSLHNVPRANWLPEIQTWPTVYYTDIIKDGNACNSNPVHIRNLPGDNNARTFLMSTLNGTQLEPWMVSEPPVQDVMHMSMGVEKNPWYMAYVGVKAETQPRQIFFPFGPAISMKARAYAKPFGGRIGPWYGVSWPRSASESTGDKTDILIPPRTKQNGLMDSPTDITRLPNYSRFPGDTMGLKSKLALNSLKQLTGLRIGYNEYFGTYESGGGPVDPLAWDYQINAASPVRNYEISIASPDLFDITYYSVEPNAAINYFTRMRDNRSVLPFPGPTKLRPDLGWRPGAGDLDFYSVQNQMTAAASYGKRQFEAFWFVSQKEHLLTSWAPAEGAVNYAFPPNFGKCATPDDNLSIKVPGSCAAGGGRTGYSVKLISRHALFSDAHTIGGAGEPPGPILNPPSGPGW; encoded by the coding sequence ATGATGAGGAATACGGATTGGTGGAAAGGGATCTTCCACATTGGCCGCAGTCAAAAGGGCCAAATGGCGATCTTTGTGGCCATGATTTTCCAGGTCTTATTTGTGTTGTTTGCGATGACCATCAATGTGGCTATGGTGGTCCACGATAAAATCAATCTGCAAAACTCGGTGGACTTCGCTGCCTACTATGCGGCCCAAAAACAGGCCGAACTTCTCAATGGTATTGCTCACTCCAATTATCAAATTCGCCAATCGTGGAAGGTTTTGTCCTGGCGGTATCGCGTGTTGGGAACTTTGGGGCTCCAGGATTCCCCCTATACCCATCCCGCTTACACAAACGATAAAACGGAAGGGATGTTTCCGTGGAGCGATACCCCTTCCATTTGCGTGACCTATTGGCCGATTTGGAAAAATACACCGCAGAACGAAAACCTCTGCAAAAAAGTAAACATTGATATTCCACCCCTGCCGACAGTACAAAACGTGGCCCCGTTTTTGGGTATCAACAGCATGATCTCGGCTCTGTCCCAGTCACTAATTAATCAATATAACAGCCAGTGCGAGCGCCACGGGGCTTACAACTACTGGTTTGGGGCAATGTCTCTAATGGCCTTTCGCGTGGACCAGGCCCACCGTAAAATGGCGATTTTTGGTTTGGCCGACACTTTGTCGAATGGCAACCCCGACGACTTTCTCGATATCGATGGGAATTCAGTTTACACCGGGGCCTTTAAAACATTTGAAAAAAACCTGACCTATTCTAACAAAGAAAACCCCTCGCGAATTAGTTTTCAGATTTTCAATTCTCTTCACAACGTTCCCCGGGCCAATTGGCTGCCAGAGATCCAAACCTGGCCGACGGTTTACTATACTGACATCATCAAGGACGGAAATGCCTGTAACTCAAACCCTGTCCATATTCGCAATCTCCCGGGAGATAACAATGCAAGGACGTTTCTGATGTCCACATTGAACGGAACCCAACTGGAGCCTTGGATGGTGAGCGAGCCTCCAGTTCAGGATGTGATGCATATGTCGATGGGGGTGGAAAAAAACCCCTGGTATATGGCCTATGTGGGAGTGAAGGCTGAGACTCAACCGAGGCAAATATTTTTTCCCTTTGGACCGGCGATCTCCATGAAGGCGCGGGCTTACGCAAAACCATTTGGTGGTCGCATTGGACCCTGGTATGGAGTGAGCTGGCCACGATCTGCCAGTGAGTCGACAGGAGATAAAACGGACATCTTGATTCCTCCCCGGACCAAGCAGAATGGGTTAATGGACAGCCCGACAGACATCACCCGGCTCCCCAATTACTCCCGATTTCCCGGAGACACAATGGGGTTAAAATCCAAATTGGCGCTCAATAGTCTGAAGCAGCTGACAGGCCTACGCATCGGTTACAACGAATATTTTGGGACGTATGAATCCGGCGGCGGTCCGGTGGACCCTCTGGCATGGGACTATCAGATAAATGCAGCGTCTCCGGTTCGCAACTACGAAATTTCCATTGCCTCCCCGGACCTATTTGACATCACCTACTACTCGGTGGAGCCCAACGCCGCGATCAATTATTTCACCCGGATGAGAGATAATCGTAGTGTGCTGCCCTTTCCCGGGCCGACAAAGCTACGGCCCGATTTGGGTTGGAGACCAGGGGCGGGTGATCTGGATTTTTATTCTGTGCAGAATCAGATGACTGCGGCGGCCTCCTATGGAAAAAGACAGTTCGAAGCGTTCTGGTTTGTGAGCCAAAAAGAACATTTGCTCACCTCATGGGCCCCTGCCGAGGGAGCGGTGAACTATGCTTTTCCACCGAATTTTGGCAAGTGCGCAACTCCCGATGACAATCTGAGTATCAAGGTGCCGGGGTCCTGCGCTGCCGGAGGGGGACGCACGGGATATTCGGTCAAGCTGATCAGCCGGCACGCGCTTTTCTCCGACGCTCACACGATCGGTGGGGCCGGTGAGCCTCCAGGGCCCATATTGAATCCGCCCAGTGGTCCCGGCTGGTAA
- a CDS encoding TonB-dependent receptor yields the protein MMNPVFFTLSFSLSILVFGFSAFASEVDYQEIPEDIVTAPRIDSFSERSGGWPNQIIPTTSKQKTSQNWWTGWEETQGVSGRYEGAPAISVRGSVKSDRSLLLWDGIPLNLADGLGPSELLIPTEVIGVTHVFKGPASVYYGRSALGGALLNQSEISNVPRVRLTTGSFSSSSAEGRIPLMTQSGAYQASFMGAKTEGDYRYQMRSNDLSGTRANNGSELQRYTLVGQSQMGPWSIEPLLLYARKKGEYPGRLDDPATAFTPGSGVFDRQASLIGLRATNELGRDESFSWLIAGIRSDQDSDPNTILYSHSRTDRLYQGLNYFTKTNSDWKVKLFADHFVDDFTANYLSDQNLHSGELEVGTSLEIPTSPSTFLQPAIRYLDEYNKGVAALGFFHKDDQFEKWMTFGQGFRPPTLADRFCNNAFCLGNPDLQPERSEQIEIGFITSKQNSPLPANREGRLDYGLSIFQMDHRDYFEFTTVGLQYQTINSGEASIFGGELFFQYDSGGLLSKISLTHLDGENRTLNRQLLLVPEWQGSLRLSKSHDRWGVWSQLKYTGSYLDQRDSAGPILELGKVWTVDAGLTFSHKTWTLELSGLNLFDQALERRAGYPDPQRELRLQIIFPRSTIAKTASPR from the coding sequence ATGATGAATCCCGTTTTTTTCACCTTATCATTTTCTCTTTCGATTTTAGTTTTCGGCTTTTCCGCATTCGCCAGCGAGGTGGATTACCAGGAAATCCCTGAAGACATTGTCACCGCTCCCCGCATCGATTCCTTTTCCGAACGCAGTGGCGGCTGGCCGAACCAAATCATTCCTACCACCAGCAAACAAAAAACTTCGCAAAATTGGTGGACGGGATGGGAGGAAACCCAGGGCGTATCTGGTCGCTACGAAGGCGCTCCCGCTATTTCCGTTCGTGGCTCCGTCAAATCTGATCGCAGTTTACTTTTATGGGATGGCATTCCTTTAAACCTGGCAGACGGACTCGGACCATCTGAACTGCTGATCCCAACCGAAGTCATTGGTGTGACCCATGTCTTTAAGGGCCCGGCCTCTGTTTATTACGGGCGTTCGGCCTTGGGTGGAGCTCTGCTTAATCAGAGCGAAATATCAAATGTTCCTCGGGTCCGGCTAACAACTGGAAGCTTTTCTTCCTCCTCCGCCGAAGGGCGCATTCCACTTATGACTCAGTCGGGAGCCTACCAAGCCTCATTTATGGGTGCTAAGACCGAGGGCGATTACCGATATCAAATGCGTAGCAATGATCTGTCCGGAACCCGAGCAAACAACGGATCTGAACTCCAGCGCTACACCCTTGTCGGTCAGTCACAAATGGGTCCCTGGTCGATTGAACCCCTCTTGCTCTATGCCCGCAAGAAGGGGGAATACCCCGGGCGGTTGGATGATCCCGCCACCGCGTTTACCCCCGGCAGCGGAGTTTTTGACCGACAGGCGAGCCTCATCGGTTTGCGAGCGACCAATGAACTTGGCCGCGATGAGAGCTTTTCCTGGCTCATCGCCGGCATACGCTCGGATCAGGATTCAGATCCTAACACTATTCTTTATAGCCACAGCCGGACCGATCGACTTTACCAGGGACTTAATTACTTCACCAAAACCAACAGCGATTGGAAAGTAAAGCTTTTTGCCGATCACTTTGTTGACGACTTTACTGCGAACTATCTTTCGGACCAAAATCTTCACTCGGGGGAATTGGAAGTCGGCACCAGCCTTGAAATCCCCACCTCCCCTTCCACATTTCTTCAACCGGCAATTCGCTATCTTGATGAATACAACAAGGGTGTTGCGGCTCTCGGGTTTTTTCACAAGGATGATCAATTTGAAAAGTGGATGACCTTTGGCCAGGGCTTTCGCCCGCCAACCTTAGCGGATCGTTTTTGCAACAATGCCTTTTGTCTTGGCAATCCAGATCTTCAACCCGAGAGAAGTGAACAAATTGAAATTGGTTTTATCACTTCAAAGCAAAACTCTCCTCTTCCGGCCAACAGGGAAGGCCGGCTCGACTACGGTCTGTCGATCTTTCAGATGGACCATCGCGATTATTTCGAGTTCACCACCGTCGGCCTTCAGTACCAAACCATCAATAGTGGTGAGGCCTCCATCTTTGGCGGCGAATTGTTCTTCCAATACGATTCCGGCGGCCTCCTGAGCAAAATTTCCCTCACCCACTTAGACGGAGAAAACCGTACTCTCAATCGCCAGTTACTGTTGGTTCCTGAGTGGCAAGGGAGCCTCAGGCTCAGTAAATCACATGACCGTTGGGGTGTGTGGTCACAACTGAAGTACACCGGCTCCTATTTAGACCAACGGGATTCCGCCGGTCCAATTCTAGAACTCGGCAAAGTATGGACAGTGGATGCCGGACTTACATTTTCCCACAAGACTTGGACTCTCGAACTCTCCGGCCTCAACCTCTTCGACCAAGCCCTCGAACGCCGCGCCGGCTACCCTGACCCCCAACGCGAACTTCGCCTACAAATCATTTTCCCCAGATCCACCATAGCGAAAACAGCGTCCCCACGGTGA